The Ferrovibrio sp. MS7 sequence AATGCCGTATCGGAGACGATGCAGGCTGAATTGCTGACGGCGATCGGCAGAGCTGCAGGCGATGTCGCGATACGGGTGGTGGTGCTTTCCGGTCAGGGCAGGAATTTCTGCACCGGCGGCGATCTCGACTGGTTCATGCAGTCATTCGACGATACTAGGGAAGGGCGGATCCAGCGCAGTGCCGCCTTTAGTGATCTCTATGAGGCCCTTAACACTTTGCCGAAACCCCTGATCGGCCGCATCAATGGCTCGACCTTCGGCGGCGGCATGGGTTTGGTCGCGGTCTGCGATACGGTGCTTACACTCACTTCGGCCAAGTTCGGTTTTTCCGAAACCCGCATTGGCCTGGTGCCAGCCTCGTTCTCACCCTATGTCATTCCCCGCATCGGGATTGCCAATGCCCGCAGGACCATGCTGTCCGGTGCGCCTTTCACGGCGGATGTGGCGGCCAGGATCGGCCTGGTGGATGAGGTCTGCGGCGATGAGGCAGAACTGGATCGACGCGTGGCGGTCATTGTGGATGAGCATCTGGCTGCAGCACCGGTAGCCGCTGCCATGACCAAGCGTATGCTTGCCGGCTTCGCGCTGGAACCGCCCCAGGCATCGCGTGCCCATATGAGTACTTTGATCGGTGATGCGTGGGAAACCGGTGAGGCGAAGCAGCGCCTGGCAGAGCGACTA is a genomic window containing:
- a CDS encoding enoyl-CoA hydratase-related protein yields the protein MVFETILCDIDERGVCTLVLNRPDKGNAVSETMQAELLTAIGRAAGDVAIRVVVLSGQGRNFCTGGDLDWFMQSFDDTREGRIQRSAAFSDLYEALNTLPKPLIGRINGSTFGGGMGLVAVCDTVLTLTSAKFGFSETRIGLVPASFSPYVIPRIGIANARRTMLSGAPFTADVAARIGLVDEVCGDEAELDRRVAVIVDEHLAAAPVAAAMTKRMLAGFALEPPQASRAHMSTLIGDAWETGEAKQRLAERLGKTRA